A genome region from Senegalia massiliensis includes the following:
- a CDS encoding sodium:solute symporter family transporter: MDINVIFSIMFVIFASIMVGAGVYTKKWVSETSDYILAGREVSLLINIMGVAAIGFAGTTVSLAPGYAINFGIRGSFIWGFVYAALGLILYGQVFSKFIRTCGAQTLPEFLEMRYDGKVRNVVSYGTIIGLCGILANNIVSCVGIISGFVGWPQEIVISLIFLIILAFTYISGLWAATITDFFQVSVGIIAIPIFLYLAVSKFGGIEFLQANWGGANIFTEGISGMSMPIMSFKYPSGLTFVLLFGAALVWGNNYYWIKLASCRNEKIGKKSFTIAGLLLIVVFMVPLAIIGAYAGASTPEAYTLAGGSNLPTAAYGVFARVFSPFISSFIIIGSVAASISTASTATLGATSTATRDIYQRTINPNADSKKTLKVSKIMMLIIGIFTWLLCYFPGGPTYLFAFANAWLVPPAVLLCFGAIWPKFNSNGALWGVVTGMISMAILTLTDLMGIFSIGKWTHLAIVGFLITVVVGVIANTFKESKYYGKSDWKFKVNEGKRESVKLNKEDIIVLELIRNGHIYMSDITDALGVDSNTTSISIEKLDRGGYIERAGLIGSKFYEFNLTEKSKEVLSKLDNNEEEIINVGLNKSYINLLKIVIETPSALNKFIKKEGWSSLKVSSVTSHLTRQGYIIEKGLFKRKIYVTKKGKDAVSKFAVNYNL, encoded by the coding sequence ATGGATATAAATGTGATATTTAGTATTATGTTTGTTATTTTTGCGTCAATAATGGTGGGTGCAGGTGTATATACAAAGAAATGGGTATCAGAAACTTCGGATTATATATTGGCAGGAAGAGAAGTAAGTTTGCTTATAAATATCATGGGAGTTGCTGCAATAGGATTTGCGGGCACTACTGTATCTCTTGCTCCTGGTTATGCAATTAACTTTGGAATAAGAGGGTCTTTTATTTGGGGATTTGTATACGCAGCTCTAGGTTTAATATTATATGGTCAAGTATTCTCTAAATTTATAAGGACTTGTGGTGCTCAAACTTTACCTGAATTTCTTGAAATGAGATATGATGGAAAGGTAAGAAATGTGGTTTCTTACGGAACTATTATAGGTTTATGTGGAATATTAGCTAATAATATTGTATCTTGTGTTGGTATAATTTCAGGTTTTGTAGGTTGGCCTCAAGAAATTGTAATATCTTTAATATTTTTAATAATTCTTGCTTTCACTTATATAAGTGGTTTATGGGCAGCAACAATAACTGATTTTTTTCAAGTATCGGTTGGTATAATAGCAATACCTATATTTTTATATTTAGCAGTTAGTAAATTTGGGGGTATTGAATTTTTACAGGCAAACTGGGGTGGAGCAAATATATTTACAGAAGGTATAAGTGGTATGAGCATGCCTATTATGTCTTTTAAATATCCTAGTGGGTTAACGTTTGTATTACTATTCGGTGCAGCTTTGGTTTGGGGCAATAATTATTACTGGATAAAACTTGCATCTTGTAGGAATGAAAAAATAGGTAAAAAATCCTTTACTATTGCTGGATTATTATTGATAGTAGTATTTATGGTACCACTTGCTATAATAGGCGCCTATGCAGGTGCTTCAACACCAGAAGCTTATACTTTAGCAGGAGGTAGCAATTTACCTACAGCTGCTTATGGAGTTTTTGCAAGGGTATTTTCACCTTTTATATCATCCTTTATTATAATTGGGTCGGTAGCAGCATCAATATCTACAGCATCTACAGCTACTTTAGGTGCAACATCTACAGCTACTAGGGATATATATCAAAGAACAATTAACCCTAATGCTGACAGTAAGAAAACCTTAAAAGTAAGTAAAATAATGATGTTAATAATTGGGATCTTTACATGGTTACTATGCTACTTCCCTGGTGGACCTACTTATTTATTTGCTTTTGCTAACGCTTGGTTAGTGCCACCTGCAGTATTGCTTTGCTTTGGAGCTATTTGGCCTAAATTCAATTCAAATGGAGCTCTTTGGGGTGTAGTTACAGGAATGATTTCAATGGCAATCTTAACTTTAACAGATTTGATGGGCATCTTTAGCATAGGAAAATGGACACATCTTGCAATTGTAGGATTCTTAATAACTGTAGTAGTAGGAGTAATTGCTAATACATTTAAAGAATCTAAATATTATGGTAAAAGTGATTGGAAATTTAAAGTTAATGAAGGAAAGAGAGAGTCCGTTAAATTAAATAAAGAAGATATAATAGTATTAGAATTAATAAGAAATGGTCATATATATATGTCAGATATCACTGATGCACTTGGTGTAGACTCTAATACCACAAGTATATCAATCGAAAAGCTTGATAGAGGTGGTTATATAGAAAGAGCAGGTTTAATTGGTAGCAAATTTTATGAATTTAATTTGACTGAGAAATCTAAAGAAGTATTATCAAAGTTAGATAATAATGAAGAAGAAATAATTAATGTTGGGTTGAATAAATCATATATAAATTTATTGAAAATAGTAATTGAAACTCCAAGTGCTTTAAATAAATTTATTAAAAAAGAGGGGTGGAGTTCTTTAAAAGTATCAAGTGTAACTTCCCATCTAACAAGACAAGGGTATATTATTGAAAAAGGCTTGTTTAAAAGAAAAATTTATGTAACAAAAAAAGGCAAAGATGCAGTATCTAAGTTTGCTGTAAACTATAATTTATAG